A stretch of the Polaribacter pacificus genome encodes the following:
- a CDS encoding DegT/DnrJ/EryC1/StrS family aminotransferase — MKKIQMVDLQGQYQHIKETVDASIKEVLDSSTYINGPLVHEFQADLEKYLNVKHVIPCANGTDALQIAMMGLNLEQGDEVITADFTFAATVEVIGLLKLTPVLVDVEIDSFNMDIEALKRAITSKTKAIVPVHLFGQCANMEAILEIAKEHNLFVIEDNAQAIGADYTFSNGTKMKAGTIGNVGTTSFFPSKNLGCYGDGGAIFTNDDALAHTLRGIVNHGMYTRYYHDVVGVNSRLDSIQAGVLKAKLPFLDAYCEARRTAAKFYNEAFSTNEHIITPKSSSCGDICDTCNCHVFHQYTLRITNGKRDELHKHLLAKNIPNAIYYPVPLHKQKAYVDDRYNEKDFPVTNLLIEEVISLPMHTELDNEQLAYITETILDFIS; from the coding sequence ATGAAAAAAATACAAATGGTTGACCTTCAAGGTCAATACCAACACATAAAAGAAACTGTTGATGCCTCAATCAAAGAAGTTTTAGACAGTTCTACATATATTAATGGACCATTGGTTCATGAGTTTCAAGCCGATTTAGAAAAATACCTCAATGTAAAACACGTAATACCATGTGCCAACGGTACCGATGCATTGCAGATAGCAATGATGGGCTTAAATTTAGAGCAAGGGGATGAAGTAATCACTGCAGATTTTACTTTTGCCGCTACCGTAGAAGTCATTGGTTTGTTAAAATTAACTCCGGTCTTGGTTGATGTAGAAATTGACAGCTTTAATATGGATATTGAAGCTTTAAAAAGGGCCATTACTTCAAAAACCAAAGCCATTGTTCCTGTACATTTATTTGGTCAATGTGCTAATATGGAAGCCATTTTAGAAATTGCCAAAGAACACAATTTATTTGTTATAGAAGACAATGCACAAGCAATTGGAGCCGATTACACTTTTTCTAACGGAACCAAAATGAAAGCTGGAACTATCGGAAATGTTGGGACTACTTCATTTTTCCCTTCTAAAAACCTTGGATGTTATGGTGATGGTGGCGCAATCTTCACCAACGACGATGCACTTGCTCATACGCTTAGAGGAATCGTAAATCACGGAATGTACACCCGTTATTACCATGATGTAGTTGGAGTAAATTCTCGTTTAGACAGCATTCAAGCAGGAGTGTTAAAAGCAAAATTACCTTTCTTAGATGCCTATTGCGAAGCACGTAGAACGGCTGCTAAATTCTACAATGAAGCTTTTTCTACAAATGAGCATATTATTACACCTAAATCATCGAGTTGTGGTGACATTTGCGACACCTGTAACTGCCATGTTTTCCATCAGTATACACTGAGAATTACAAATGGAAAAAGAGATGAATTGCACAAGCATTTGCTTGCAAAAAACATTCCAAATGCCATTTATTATCCTGTGCCTTTACACAAGCAAAAAGCCTATGTAGATGACCGTTATAATGAAAAAGACTTCCCTGTAACCAACCTGTTAATAGAAGAGGTCATCTCATTGCCAATGCACACAGAATTAGACAACGAGCAATTGGCATATATAACAGAAACTATTTTAGATTTCATTTCTTAA
- a CDS encoding penicillin acylase family protein, whose translation MKLLKKILKIVAVFLILSVLGLWLFSRTLHPKYEGNLELQNISEEVKVYYDEVGVPHISAQNQQDAYTALGYVHAQDRLWQMELIRRIAAGRLSEVFGKDLLQTDVFFSGLGIEENAAKTIRELDTSSKAYQLTMAYLNGINQFINEGPTPIEFYLVGLKKEQYTIKDVYNVFGYMAFSFAAAHKIDPLLTEIKEKLGEDYLQDISGPKVINTTLIHNQKNAEITSELASSLQEMYKKLPVSPFIGSNSWVLGAEKTKKGKVIFANDPHIGFAQPAVWYQSHIKTPDYEMYGFNLALTPFPLLGHNRSYAYGLTMFENDDIDFYFEQNNPNNPLEYKTADGYKKYAILDKKIKIKDAKDTVYQIKVSKHGPVMNDLIDFIHEERPMAMQWVYTKINNQLLEVAYELSHAESLSDFKEGASKLHAPGLNIMYGDAKDNIAWFASGALYEHGRKLNTKTILDGASGTDEITSYFDFEENPQAINPSWNYVYSANNQPDSIKNGFYPGYYLPEDRAKRIVELLEAKNDFTKEDVAAMLYDVTSASTPVLISDLEKSIDKNSLSASERKSLQILKYWDGFYGKSSLAPTIYNRFLYEFLVGTFKDELGVSFDQFINTPFQDKAVALLAAKEKSVWWDDISTKNTKENKGQITTKAFQQAIAFLQKQLGENIDDWTWDRVISVEYNHPMGKVAALRSIFNVGPFKTRGGNEVINNQIFNLDASGVYQITAGPSSRRVIDFSDVENSLGILPTGQSGNIFSDHYKDQAQKYLEGKFVPMKLNQKEIKDSGSLLLFKPKE comes from the coding sequence ATGAAGTTGTTAAAGAAAATCCTAAAAATTGTTGCTGTTTTTTTAATTCTAAGCGTTTTAGGGCTTTGGCTGTTTAGCAGAACGTTACATCCAAAATATGAAGGGAATTTAGAACTTCAAAATATCTCCGAAGAGGTAAAAGTATACTATGATGAAGTAGGAGTGCCGCATATTTCTGCTCAAAATCAACAGGATGCTTATACGGCATTAGGTTATGTTCATGCCCAAGATCGCCTTTGGCAAATGGAGCTGATAAGAAGAATCGCAGCAGGTAGATTATCAGAAGTATTTGGTAAGGATTTATTGCAAACCGATGTGTTTTTTTCGGGCTTGGGAATTGAAGAGAATGCAGCCAAAACCATTAGAGAACTCGATACAAGTTCTAAGGCATATCAATTAACCATGGCTTATTTAAATGGAATCAATCAATTTATTAATGAAGGACCAACGCCAATAGAATTTTACTTAGTAGGGTTAAAAAAAGAACAATACACAATTAAAGATGTATACAATGTGTTTGGATATATGGCCTTTAGTTTTGCTGCTGCTCATAAAATAGATCCATTGCTAACTGAGATTAAAGAAAAACTAGGAGAAGATTATTTACAAGATATAAGCGGTCCTAAAGTGATAAATACCACACTCATTCACAATCAAAAAAATGCTGAAATCACCTCTGAATTAGCTTCTTCACTTCAGGAAATGTATAAAAAACTACCAGTTTCACCATTTATCGGTAGTAATTCATGGGTGCTTGGAGCTGAAAAAACTAAAAAAGGAAAAGTCATTTTTGCCAATGATCCACATATTGGATTTGCACAGCCTGCTGTTTGGTATCAATCACATATAAAAACTCCAGACTATGAAATGTATGGTTTTAATTTGGCCTTGACCCCTTTTCCGTTATTAGGACACAACAGAAGTTATGCTTATGGGTTGACCATGTTTGAAAATGACGATATCGATTTTTATTTTGAACAAAACAATCCAAACAATCCTTTAGAGTACAAAACCGCAGATGGTTATAAAAAATATGCCATCTTAGATAAAAAAATTAAAATTAAAGACGCTAAAGACACGGTCTATCAAATTAAAGTGAGTAAACACGGACCTGTTATGAATGATCTAATTGATTTTATTCATGAAGAAAGACCTATGGCCATGCAATGGGTTTACACCAAGATTAACAATCAATTGTTAGAGGTAGCTTATGAGTTGTCTCATGCAGAATCTTTAAGTGATTTTAAAGAGGGAGCTAGTAAATTACATGCGCCAGGTTTAAATATTATGTACGGAGATGCCAAAGACAATATTGCTTGGTTTGCTTCAGGAGCATTGTATGAGCATGGCAGAAAACTGAATACCAAGACCATTTTAGATGGGGCATCTGGAACGGATGAAATAACCAGTTATTTTGATTTTGAAGAAAATCCTCAGGCGATAAATCCAAGTTGGAATTATGTGTATTCTGCTAACAATCAGCCTGACAGTATAAAAAACGGCTTCTATCCGGGATATTATTTGCCAGAGGATCGAGCAAAAAGAATTGTTGAATTACTTGAGGCAAAAAATGATTTTACCAAAGAGGATGTTGCAGCGATGCTTTATGATGTGACCTCTGCTAGCACACCTGTTTTAATATCTGATTTAGAAAAATCGATTGATAAAAATTCTCTGTCTGCGAGTGAGCGAAAAAGTTTACAGATTTTAAAATATTGGGATGGGTTTTATGGAAAATCCAGTCTTGCGCCAACAATTTACAACCGTTTTTTATATGAGTTTTTAGTAGGGACTTTCAAAGATGAGTTGGGGGTTAGTTTTGATCAATTTATCAATACGCCATTTCAGGACAAGGCAGTTGCGCTATTGGCAGCAAAAGAGAAGTCAGTTTGGTGGGATGATATTAGTACTAAAAACACCAAAGAAAACAAAGGGCAAATTACTACCAAAGCCTTTCAGCAAGCCATTGCTTTTTTACAGAAACAATTGGGTGAAAACATCGATGATTGGACTTGGGATCGTGTAATTTCTGTTGAGTATAATCATCCGATGGGCAAGGTGGCAGCCTTGCGATCAATTTTTAATGTAGGGCCTTTTAAAACTCGAGGAGGTAATGAGGTGATCAACAATCAAATATTTAATTTGGATGCAAGCGGTGTTTACCAAATAACGGCAGGTCCATCATCCCGAAGAGTAATTGATTTTTCAGATGTAGAAAACAGTTTAGGAATCCTTCCGACTGGGCAATCTGGAAATATTTTTAGCGATCATTATAAGGATCAAGCACAAAAGTACTTAGAAGGAAAGTTTGTGCCGATGAAACTAAATCAAAAAGAAATTAAAGATTCTGGAAGTTTGTTGCTCTTTAAGCCAAAAGAGTAA
- a CDS encoding nitroreductase family protein, which yields MEEKTVSAAIEYRRSVRVYDPEKPLDTALVKKCIQQASLAPTSSNLQLWEFYHITSKSMIEKISPLCFNQNAAKTAQQLVVFVARKDLWRKRAKANLAHIDSLYPKSPGSKPSSREQFAKNYYSKLIPFTYVDFFGLFGWIKYLIILIIGIFKPIYREVRQKDMRIVAHKTAGLAAQNFMISMAAIGYDTCPMEGSDTWRVKRLLGLPRSAEITMIVSCGIRKPEGVYGERFRIPFEEVYREVK from the coding sequence ATGGAAGAAAAAACAGTTTCAGCAGCTATAGAATACAGACGATCTGTCCGGGTGTATGACCCTGAAAAACCACTAGACACTGCTCTTGTTAAAAAATGCATTCAACAGGCGAGTCTTGCTCCAACGAGTAGCAATCTCCAACTTTGGGAATTCTATCACATTACTTCTAAAAGTATGATAGAAAAAATAAGCCCTTTGTGCTTTAATCAAAATGCTGCAAAAACAGCGCAACAGCTCGTTGTCTTTGTGGCTAGAAAAGATCTATGGAGAAAACGAGCCAAAGCCAATCTAGCACATATAGACAGTCTCTACCCCAAAAGCCCTGGGAGTAAACCTAGCAGTAGAGAGCAGTTTGCAAAAAACTATTACAGCAAATTGATTCCGTTTACCTATGTAGATTTTTTTGGTCTCTTTGGATGGATTAAATACCTTATCATCTTGATTATTGGAATTTTTAAACCCATTTATAGAGAAGTGCGGCAAAAAGACATGCGCATCGTTGCTCATAAAACAGCAGGACTTGCTGCTCAAAATTTTATGATTAGCATGGCCGCAATCGGTTATGACACTTGCCCTATGGAAGGTTCTGATACTTGGCGTGTTAAGCGTTTATTGGGCTTGCCAAGAAGCGCAGAAATTACTATGATTGTATCCTGCGGAATCCGCAAACCAGAAGGAGTTTACGGAGAACGCTTTAGAATTCCATTTGAAGAGGTGTATCGAGAGGTTAAATAA
- a CDS encoding aldehyde dehydrogenase — MDIPKLVQEQKHFFKSQQTKNLDFRISLLKKLLVAVQEKEQDIISALHKDFKKSEYESVMTETSIVISELKSSIKNLRSWAKPKRVFPALLNFPSSSKIYKEPYGAVLVISPWNYPYQLALVPLIGAIAAGNTVVLKPSELTPHTSKITKEIIEAVFASQLVAVVEGGVEVSTALLEERWDYIFFTGSVQVGKIIAKAAAKHLTPITLELGGKNPCIIDDTAAIALAAKRIVWGKCINAGQTCIAPDYLIIHKKVKDEFVRCFQEEVTKAYGLNPQESKDYPRIVNEKNFDRLANMLSNEKILVGGNTDKETLYIAPTLIDNPSMDSEVMKGEIFGPISPVLTYKDEAELEALILRYEKPLALYVFTKRTAFAKQIIRNFSFGGGTINDTTVHFANSRLPFGGVGESGIGNYHGKRTFDLFSHHKGMVHRYNWLDVPVRYAPYKGKVALLKKFMNLFS; from the coding sequence ATGGACATTCCTAAATTAGTACAAGAACAAAAGCATTTCTTTAAGAGTCAGCAAACAAAAAATCTGGACTTTAGAATCAGTCTCTTAAAAAAACTATTGGTCGCAGTTCAAGAAAAAGAGCAAGACATCATTTCTGCCCTTCATAAAGACTTTAAAAAGTCAGAGTACGAGAGTGTCATGACAGAAACTTCGATTGTGATATCGGAACTTAAATCAAGCATAAAAAACCTCCGTTCTTGGGCAAAACCAAAAAGAGTATTTCCCGCATTATTAAATTTTCCATCATCGAGTAAAATCTACAAAGAACCTTACGGAGCAGTCTTGGTTATTTCTCCTTGGAATTATCCATATCAACTAGCCTTAGTCCCTTTAATTGGAGCTATTGCTGCTGGGAACACAGTGGTATTAAAACCTTCTGAATTAACTCCTCACACCAGTAAAATAACCAAAGAAATTATCGAAGCTGTTTTTGCTTCCCAACTAGTTGCTGTGGTAGAAGGAGGTGTTGAAGTTTCTACAGCGCTGCTTGAAGAGCGTTGGGATTATATCTTTTTTACAGGAAGTGTACAGGTTGGTAAAATTATCGCCAAAGCTGCAGCTAAACACCTAACTCCTATCACACTTGAGTTAGGAGGTAAAAATCCATGTATTATAGATGACACAGCTGCCATTGCTTTAGCTGCTAAAAGAATCGTTTGGGGTAAATGTATTAATGCTGGTCAAACCTGTATCGCACCCGATTATTTAATCATACATAAAAAGGTTAAAGATGAGTTTGTACGTTGTTTTCAAGAAGAAGTTACCAAAGCTTACGGCCTAAACCCACAAGAATCTAAAGACTATCCAAGAATTGTAAACGAGAAGAATTTTGATCGTTTAGCCAATATGCTTAGCAATGAAAAAATACTAGTTGGAGGAAACACAGACAAAGAAACTTTATACATAGCCCCTACTTTAATTGACAACCCATCCATGGACAGTGAAGTAATGAAAGGGGAGATTTTCGGCCCAATATCACCCGTACTAACATACAAGGATGAGGCGGAATTGGAGGCTCTAATTCTTCGATATGAAAAACCATTAGCTCTTTACGTCTTTACAAAAAGAACTGCCTTCGCCAAACAAATCATTCGAAATTTTTCTTTTGGCGGTGGAACGATTAATGACACAACGGTACATTTTGCCAATTCGAGATTGCCTTTTGGAGGTGTCGGAGAAAGTGGTATTGGCAACTATCACGGCAAGCGTACTTTTGATTTATTTTCTCACCACAAGGGCATGGTTCATCGTTACAATTGGCTTGATGTTCCGGTAAGATACGCCCCATACAAAGGCAAAGTAGCCCTATTAAAAAAATTTATGAACTTGTTCTCATAA
- a CDS encoding alkane 1-monooxygenase has product MKSIKYLSFLLLPLSVGIAFTTNGWISYLPVFLFFGLLPILEYAFPPNAKNFDKETASKEKENKIYTYILYLTIPIQLFFLAWFFTVIQETQLTTSTYIGRVFGMGLMCGVLGINVGHELGHRNNRFDEFLGELLLLTSLNTHFLPYHNAGHHNNVATPKDAATARLNEPLYLFWIRSHTTSYLQAWQLENARLQNSGRHWFHPQNRMVIYTLCSITLLSAIFAFYGTFVLAAFILASMVGILLLETVNYIEHYGLLRKQKENGRYERVKRTHSWNSDHVLGRLMLFNLSRHSDHHYNGSKHYQLLNSVPESPQMPTGYPGMMLLALIPPLWFKFMNKKIQAF; this is encoded by the coding sequence ATGAAAAGCATAAAATACCTTTCTTTTTTACTGTTACCTTTAAGTGTTGGCATTGCTTTTACCACAAATGGCTGGATTAGCTATTTACCTGTATTCCTTTTTTTTGGATTGCTTCCTATTTTAGAATACGCCTTTCCTCCGAATGCTAAAAATTTTGACAAAGAAACGGCTAGTAAAGAAAAAGAAAATAAAATCTACACCTACATACTATACCTAACCATCCCTATTCAGCTCTTTTTTTTAGCGTGGTTTTTTACCGTAATTCAAGAAACCCAACTAACAACAAGCACTTATATTGGCAGAGTTTTTGGCATGGGTTTAATGTGTGGAGTTCTCGGTATTAATGTGGGTCATGAATTAGGGCATCGCAACAATCGTTTTGATGAGTTTTTAGGAGAACTTTTACTGCTTACCTCTTTAAACACTCATTTCTTACCCTACCACAATGCAGGACATCACAATAATGTAGCCACTCCAAAAGACGCTGCCACTGCACGACTTAACGAGCCCTTATATCTTTTTTGGATTCGCTCACATACCACTAGTTATCTCCAAGCTTGGCAGCTAGAAAATGCCCGATTGCAAAATAGCGGACGCCACTGGTTTCACCCACAAAACAGAATGGTCATTTACACGCTCTGCTCAATAACCTTATTGAGCGCTATCTTTGCCTTTTACGGAACTTTTGTTTTAGCCGCTTTTATCTTGGCCAGTATGGTTGGCATACTTTTATTAGAAACAGTCAACTATATTGAGCATTACGGACTCTTGAGAAAGCAAAAAGAGAACGGTCGTTATGAGCGAGTAAAACGAACCCATTCTTGGAATTCAGATCATGTCTTAGGACGCCTGATGCTTTTTAATTTATCAAGACACTCTGACCATCACTATAATGGAAGCAAGCATTATCAATTATTAAACTCAGTTCCAGAAAGCCCACAAATGCCCACTGGCTACCCCGGAATGATGCTTTTAGCATTGATTCCGCCTTTATGGTTTAAATTTATGAACAAAAAAATACAAGCCTTTTAA
- a CDS encoding RluA family pseudouridine synthase: MQSSKENLQILLEDNHLIIINKRPGDISQGDKTGDTPLSDVVKAYIKDKHQKPGNVFLGVVHRLDRPTSGIIIFAKTSKALERLNKMLREKSIQKTYWAVVKNAPKKQEDTLINFLKKNPKNNKSTVYGKEIESSKRAVLHYKCIKKLDNYSLLEVDLETGRHHQIRAQLSAIGSPIKGDLKYGFNRSNKDGSIHLHARRINFTHPVSKEQISLTAPVPQDVIWNSCQ; the protein is encoded by the coding sequence ATGCAATCATCCAAAGAAAATTTACAAATTTTATTGGAAGACAATCACTTAATTATTATCAACAAACGCCCTGGAGACATCTCTCAAGGAGATAAAACTGGTGATACACCTCTAAGTGATGTTGTCAAGGCTTATATCAAAGACAAACACCAAAAGCCCGGCAATGTTTTTTTAGGCGTTGTACATCGCCTAGACAGACCCACCTCTGGCATTATTATTTTTGCAAAAACATCAAAAGCTTTAGAGCGACTTAACAAAATGCTTCGTGAAAAAAGCATACAAAAAACCTATTGGGCAGTTGTTAAAAACGCTCCAAAAAAGCAAGAAGACACACTCATTAATTTTCTGAAAAAGAACCCAAAAAATAACAAATCCACTGTTTACGGCAAAGAAATTGAAAGCAGCAAAAGAGCTGTTTTGCATTACAAATGCATTAAAAAATTAGATAATTACAGCCTTTTAGAAGTTGATTTAGAGACGGGAAGACATCATCAAATTAGAGCACAACTCTCTGCAATTGGATCTCCAATTAAGGGCGATTTAAAATACGGTTTTAACAGGAGTAATAAAGATGGAAGCATCCACTTACACGCTCGTAGAATTAATTTTACCCATCCTGTTAGCAAAGAACAAATAAGCCTAACAGCTCCTGTTCCTCAAGATGTCATCTGGAATTCTTGTCAATAA
- the yihA gene encoding ribosome biogenesis GTP-binding protein YihA/YsxC: MKIKSADFIISNTDVYKCPTERIPEYAFIGRSNVGKSSLINMLMERKDLAKISGTPGKTQLINHFKINDSWFLVDLPGYGYAKVSKKMRAGFQKFIEDYFIQREQLVCTFVLVDSRHDPQKIDLDFMRFLGEKGIPFCIVFTKADKLGSSKLNKQIVSYKKKLLATWETAPMSFLTSSSTGLGRKEFLDFIDGVNADMAEEFK; encoded by the coding sequence ATGAAAATTAAATCGGCAGATTTTATCATCAGTAATACTGATGTGTACAAGTGTCCTACAGAAAGAATCCCAGAATACGCTTTTATAGGCAGATCTAACGTAGGGAAATCTTCGTTGATCAACATGTTGATGGAACGAAAAGACTTGGCTAAAATATCAGGAACACCCGGTAAAACCCAATTGATTAATCATTTTAAAATTAACGACAGTTGGTTTTTAGTGGATTTACCTGGGTATGGATACGCTAAAGTTTCTAAAAAAATGCGTGCTGGTTTTCAAAAATTTATTGAGGATTATTTTATTCAAAGAGAGCAATTGGTCTGCACCTTTGTTCTGGTAGATAGCAGACATGATCCGCAAAAAATCGATTTAGATTTTATGCGCTTTTTAGGAGAAAAGGGCATTCCTTTTTGCATCGTTTTTACCAAAGCAGACAAACTAGGAAGCTCAAAACTAAACAAGCAAATTGTCTCTTATAAAAAGAAATTATTAGCCACTTGGGAAACTGCACCCATGTCATTTCTCACCTCTTCATCAACAGGTCTTGGACGTAAAGAATTCTTAGATTTTATTGACGGTGTAAATGCAGACATGGCAGAAGAATTTAAATAA